A window from Leptothermofonsia sichuanensis E412 encodes these proteins:
- a CDS encoding DUF1816 domain-containing protein — protein sequence MNELFTSLLHSVGLAWWVEVKTETPDCTYYFGPFAEAKAAEDSKAGYVADLEQEGAQGITVSVKRCKPAKLTVSNDLGEQRSQGIVRAFSS from the coding sequence ATGAACGAACTTTTCACGAGTCTGTTACATTCAGTCGGGCTAGCCTGGTGGGTTGAAGTTAAAACAGAAACACCTGACTGCACTTACTACTTTGGACCTTTTGCAGAAGCTAAAGCGGCTGAGGATTCCAAAGCAGGTTATGTAGCCGATTTGGAGCAGGAAGGTGCCCAGGGTATCACGGTTTCGGTCAAGCGCTGCAAACCAGCTAAATTGACTGTTTCCAATGACCTGGGGGAGCAACGTAGCCAGGGAATAGTTCGTGCCTTCAGCAGTTAG
- the rlmB gene encoding 23S rRNA (guanosine(2251)-2'-O)-methyltransferase RlmB — MTPRKPNRNFNKPSQGDRPSKPKPKQGDSRDRRPKLRVGQASPPSKSPANKMDGQMGTVVSSNSSSSSKAEPHEDTDLIYGRHPVLTALENQRHLNRVWITTRLRYDPRFHSLLIQAKANGTVIDEVEPQRLDQITHRANHQGVAAQVAPYEYVELPDLLERAKTASDQPVLVIADGITDPHNLGAIIRTAEALGAHGLVIPQRRAVGVTSTVMKVAAGALETFPVARVVNLSRALEDLKTAGFWIYGMAANASQPLHTLKFSGAIALVVGSEGDGLSLLIQRTCDHLISIPLHGNTPSLNASVATGMALYEIFRQRWSNTLHFNVLENAINLKKSSEI, encoded by the coding sequence ATGACACCTAGAAAACCCAATCGCAACTTCAACAAACCGTCCCAGGGCGATCGCCCTTCAAAGCCCAAGCCAAAGCAGGGAGATTCTCGTGACCGTCGTCCCAAGCTCCGCGTTGGGCAGGCATCTCCTCCGTCCAAATCCCCGGCAAACAAAATGGATGGACAGATGGGAACCGTTGTTTCATCCAACTCCAGCAGCTCAAGCAAGGCAGAACCTCATGAGGATACAGACCTGATTTATGGTCGTCATCCAGTCCTGACCGCCCTGGAAAACCAGCGCCATTTGAACCGGGTCTGGATTACAACTCGTCTCCGTTACGATCCCCGATTCCATTCATTGCTGATTCAGGCAAAAGCAAATGGCACTGTGATTGATGAAGTAGAGCCACAGCGACTCGATCAAATCACACACCGGGCAAACCATCAGGGAGTGGCGGCTCAGGTCGCCCCCTATGAATATGTTGAGCTTCCAGATTTGCTGGAACGGGCTAAAACTGCTTCTGATCAGCCAGTTCTGGTGATTGCCGATGGCATTACGGATCCCCACAATTTAGGTGCCATTATTCGGACGGCAGAAGCCCTGGGGGCGCATGGGCTTGTGATCCCACAGCGACGAGCTGTGGGAGTGACGTCAACGGTTATGAAGGTGGCTGCCGGGGCTTTGGAAACGTTTCCAGTTGCCAGGGTTGTTAATTTAAGTCGTGCTCTGGAAGACCTCAAAACAGCAGGATTCTGGATCTACGGGATGGCAGCCAATGCCAGTCAGCCATTGCACACCCTCAAGTTTTCGGGTGCGATCGCCTTAGTAGTCGGTTCAGAAGGGGATGGACTCAGTTTGTTGATCCAGCGAACCTGTGACCATCTGATTTCGATCCCGCTCCACGGGAATACTCCCAGCCTCAATGCCTCCGTTGCCACCGGGATGGCACTTTACGAAATCTTTCGTCAACGCTGGTCTAATACATTGCACTTCAATGTATTAGAAAATGCAATAAACTTGAAAAAAAGTAGCGAAATATAA
- a CDS encoding Mini-ribonuclease 3 yields MQTLSEAQIQQISPAALAYLGDAVYELYIRHRYLFPPKRIQTYHHQVVAQVRAESQATHLRLLIPHLTQTELEVVRRGRNAATGRPKRVDLETYQQATSLETVIGYLYLTNPQRLDQLMTQLELYDT; encoded by the coding sequence ATGCAGACCCTATCAGAAGCGCAGATTCAGCAAATCTCTCCAGCCGCCCTGGCATACCTGGGAGATGCCGTCTACGAACTTTACATTCGCCATCGATATTTATTTCCGCCCAAACGAATTCAGACTTATCACCATCAGGTGGTCGCTCAGGTCAGGGCAGAAAGTCAGGCAACCCACCTGCGTCTGTTGATCCCCCATCTGACCCAAACTGAACTGGAAGTCGTCAGACGGGGTCGCAATGCGGCAACCGGACGTCCCAAACGAGTTGACCTGGAAACCTACCAACAGGCAACCAGCCTGGAAACCGTAATTGGTTACTTATACCTCACGAATCCCCAGCGCCTTGATCAACTAATGACTCAACTTGAGCTTTATGACACCTAG
- a CDS encoding MORN repeat-containing protein: protein MHPSVQRLNIGILTVSALGIALSLAQPLPARAATITLDDGATCEGSFSGRNGNGICVFSSVSPGNPYNYYRGQVRNGLPNGSGIFVYQNNDRYEGPVRNGLPNGRGMYLFANGDRYEGGFVNGKFSGQGTLTYQDGGRYVGTFRNGEFSGRGNLSMPNGMSYSGPIREGQPHGKGTMRFGGSTYSGDFYLGQVNGQGTLVNAEGIRCQGVFFNSLLSGKGTCTYPPGNPFRSYTGELRGGQPHGKGVMVYSNGKRFSGEFRGGQPVNPQ, encoded by the coding sequence ATGCATCCTTCAGTTCAACGATTGAATATCGGTATTCTAACGGTTTCTGCCTTAGGGATTGCCCTTAGCCTGGCTCAACCTTTACCTGCCAGAGCAGCCACCATCACGCTAGATGATGGCGCAACCTGTGAAGGAAGCTTCAGCGGACGGAACGGAAACGGTATTTGTGTGTTTTCATCCGTCAGCCCTGGAAATCCCTATAACTACTATCGGGGGCAGGTTCGCAACGGGTTACCCAATGGCTCCGGCATATTCGTTTACCAGAATAACGATCGCTATGAAGGGCCTGTTCGTAATGGGTTACCGAATGGTCGGGGAATGTATTTGTTTGCCAATGGCGATCGCTACGAGGGTGGCTTCGTGAATGGTAAGTTTAGCGGTCAGGGCACCCTTACCTATCAGGATGGCGGGCGCTATGTGGGCACCTTTCGCAACGGTGAGTTCTCCGGTCGGGGGAATCTGTCGATGCCCAATGGCATGAGCTACTCCGGTCCCATTCGTGAGGGGCAACCCCATGGCAAGGGCACAATGCGGTTTGGGGGCAGCACCTATTCTGGAGATTTTTACCTGGGTCAGGTGAATGGACAGGGCACTCTGGTCAATGCTGAAGGAATTCGCTGCCAGGGCGTTTTCTTTAACAGTCTGCTGAGTGGTAAAGGAACCTGCACCTACCCACCCGGCAATCCTTTCAGAAGTTATACCGGAGAGTTGCGTGGTGGGCAGCCCCATGGCAAAGGCGTGATGGTTTATTCTAATGGGAAGCGCTTTTCAGGCGAGTTTCGCGGTGGGCAGCCTGTGAATCCCCAGTAA
- a CDS encoding hybrid sensor histidine kinase/response regulator has product MNPSSLSRQPKRDRILVVDDLADNCFLIQTLLQEEGYHIDVASGGREALAYIEKSPPDLLLLDVMMPEMDGFEVTRRIRQNPNLPFLPILLITAYDQPSVARGLDTGADEFIRKPVEFDELVARVRSLLRLKHSVDERDLIARQREDFVSRLTHDLRTPLVAADRMLNLFQQGALGELTPSMEEAIATMIRSNQNLLVMVNTLLEVYRYEAGRKRLTFSPVNLTELVCEVVQELDPLASEQGLALSFEKPAQLDGQSDGQVDAVVMGDRLELRRVITNLLGNAIKFTDTGFVKVRLSSSASPPKTVVLEIEDSGPGIPAEEQPTLFESFIQGSHRRGGSGLGLHLSRCIVEAHDGSIEVKSELGKGSTFTVCLPGQPG; this is encoded by the coding sequence ATGAATCCGTCTTCTCTGTCGAGACAGCCAAAGCGCGATCGCATCCTGGTTGTGGATGATCTGGCAGATAACTGTTTTCTGATCCAGACGCTGTTGCAAGAGGAGGGATATCACATTGACGTGGCAAGCGGTGGTCGTGAAGCTCTGGCTTATATTGAGAAATCCCCCCCCGACCTTCTGTTGCTGGATGTGATGATGCCAGAGATGGATGGCTTTGAGGTGACCCGGCGGATTCGCCAGAACCCGAATCTACCATTTCTGCCTATTCTACTGATTACGGCTTACGACCAGCCCAGTGTTGCCCGAGGGTTGGATACGGGGGCAGATGAGTTTATCCGAAAACCAGTCGAATTTGATGAGTTGGTTGCACGGGTGCGATCGCTCCTGCGCCTCAAACACAGTGTTGATGAGCGTGATCTGATCGCCCGCCAGCGGGAAGACTTTGTTTCTCGCCTGACCCACGATTTGCGGACCCCCTTAGTAGCGGCTGATCGGATGTTAAATCTGTTTCAGCAGGGAGCACTGGGAGAGTTGACTCCTTCGATGGAAGAGGCCATTGCCACCATGATTCGCAGCAACCAGAATCTACTGGTTATGGTCAACACTTTATTAGAGGTCTACCGCTACGAGGCAGGACGTAAAAGACTGACCTTCTCGCCAGTTAATCTGACGGAACTGGTTTGTGAAGTGGTGCAAGAGTTAGACCCCCTGGCAAGTGAACAGGGACTGGCTTTATCCTTTGAAAAACCGGCCCAATTAGATGGGCAATCAGATGGACAAGTAGATGCGGTAGTGATGGGCGATCGCCTGGAACTGCGGCGGGTGATTACTAATTTGCTCGGTAATGCCATCAAGTTTACCGATACCGGCTTCGTCAAAGTACGCCTCTCGTCTTCTGCCTCGCCTCCCAAAACAGTGGTTCTGGAAATCGAGGATTCAGGACCCGGCATCCCGGCGGAGGAGCAACCCACGCTATTTGAAAGCTTTATTCAGGGAAGCCACCGGCGAGGGGGAAGTGGCCTGGGTCTGCATCTCTCACGCTGCATTGTGGAAGCCCATGATGGGAGCATTGAAGTCAAGTCAGAACTCGGGAAAGGCAGCACTTTTACGGTTTGCCTGCCCGGTCAGCCTGGTTAA
- a CDS encoding FAD-dependent oxidoreductase, producing MRELEADVLVVGGGTGGTAAALQAARRGAKTILVSEFSWLGGMLTSAGVSAPDGNELLPFQTGIWGAFLQELRKRQPGGLDNGWVSFFTYDPRIGSQIFADWVTALPNLAWIKGQVPLEVLRQGNAVTGVRFAEFIVRARITLDGTELGDLLALGEIPYRWGWELQTEWGEPSAPTAPNQLMEQYPVQVPTWVVIMQDYGEGESAPEIPIPPDYDPERFTGAWEQHGAEAFLNYGRLPGNRFMINWPLHGNDYGEGVGRLVESASARGQFLQEARWHSQGFACFIQNHLDRRYGLAQNIFPYTPGSLGGGAYALHPYYRESRRLKGLVTIREQDILPVPGGTVAPLPIQVTGQGCTVADTICGAIAIGNYPNDHHYPSGDIELQPKSMRWGGRWTGTPFTIPCGCLVPETTDGFLVCEKNISVSHVANGATRLQPVVLGIGQAAGMLAALCLEQGCQPRELNARLLQDALLSEPTAPAAVIPLLNLPASHPDWQAWQRYYLENPEAYPTSGNCLVEPAQPSLSLSKAVPASLLKVSGKIKSADGFSYTLMLEEPSELYGHSVQLVTVCPYVNGEMMKIRQGESIIAVGRLNQAGNWLLAENLVRQHH from the coding sequence ATGCGTGAGCTTGAGGCAGATGTGCTGGTTGTCGGAGGGGGGACAGGTGGAACTGCCGCCGCTCTGCAAGCTGCCCGACGGGGTGCCAAAACGATTCTGGTGAGCGAATTTTCCTGGTTGGGAGGAATGCTGACCAGTGCCGGGGTGTCTGCCCCGGATGGAAATGAGCTGCTCCCATTCCAGACCGGAATCTGGGGAGCATTTTTGCAAGAATTGCGAAAACGTCAACCCGGAGGGTTAGATAATGGCTGGGTTAGCTTTTTTACCTATGATCCCCGGATTGGTTCTCAAATCTTTGCTGATTGGGTTACCGCTCTCCCCAATCTGGCGTGGATTAAAGGACAGGTGCCGTTAGAGGTTTTGCGGCAGGGGAATGCTGTCACAGGAGTTCGGTTTGCTGAATTTATTGTCCGTGCTCGCATCACCCTGGATGGGACAGAGTTAGGGGATCTGCTGGCCCTGGGAGAGATTCCTTATCGTTGGGGCTGGGAGCTACAAACGGAATGGGGCGAACCCAGTGCTCCCACCGCTCCCAATCAATTAATGGAGCAATACCCTGTCCAGGTGCCCACCTGGGTAGTGATCATGCAGGACTATGGTGAAGGTGAAAGTGCCCCTGAGATCCCGATTCCCCCTGATTACGATCCGGAGCGGTTTACAGGTGCCTGGGAACAGCATGGAGCAGAAGCCTTCTTAAACTATGGCCGCTTACCAGGTAACCGGTTCATGATCAACTGGCCCCTCCACGGTAATGACTATGGTGAGGGGGTTGGACGATTAGTGGAATCAGCCTCTGCCCGGGGCCAGTTTCTCCAGGAAGCCCGCTGGCACTCCCAGGGATTTGCCTGCTTCATTCAAAACCATCTCGATCGCCGGTATGGACTGGCTCAGAACATTTTTCCTTATACTCCAGGTTCGCTTGGTGGCGGTGCCTACGCGCTTCACCCCTACTACCGGGAAAGCCGCCGCCTGAAAGGGCTGGTCACCATCCGAGAGCAGGATATACTGCCAGTACCGGGAGGGACAGTCGCCCCCTTGCCGATTCAGGTCACTGGCCAGGGCTGCACGGTTGCGGACACGATCTGTGGAGCGATCGCGATCGGAAATTATCCCAACGACCACCATTACCCCAGTGGCGATATCGAATTGCAACCTAAATCGATGCGCTGGGGAGGGCGCTGGACAGGCACCCCGTTTACGATCCCCTGTGGCTGTCTGGTGCCAGAAACCACAGACGGTTTCCTGGTGTGTGAGAAAAATATTTCCGTCTCCCACGTTGCCAATGGTGCTACTCGACTTCAGCCGGTCGTGCTGGGAATTGGACAGGCGGCTGGAATGCTGGCTGCCCTCTGTTTGGAGCAGGGATGTCAACCACGAGAGTTGAACGCTCGTTTGCTCCAGGACGCTTTGCTCAGCGAACCTACAGCACCTGCGGCTGTAATCCCACTATTGAATTTGCCTGCCAGTCATCCCGATTGGCAGGCGTGGCAACGCTACTACTTGGAGAATCCAGAGGCGTATCCGACCAGTGGGAACTGTCTAGTTGAACCGGCCCAACCCTCACTATCTTTAAGTAAGGCGGTACCCGCCAGCCTTCTAAAGGTTTCAGGCAAAATTAAAAGTGCCGACGGTTTCAGCTATACCCTGATGCTGGAAGAACCCAGTGAACTTTATGGACACTCGGTTCAACTGGTAACCGTGTGCCCCTATGTCAACGGGGAAATGATGAAAATCCGCCAGGGAGAATCTATTATTGCCGTCGGCAGGCTTAATCAGGCAGGCAACTGGCTTTTAGCTGAAAATCTGGTGCGACAGCATCACTGA